The Choristoneura fumiferana chromosome 11, NRCan_CFum_1, whole genome shotgun sequence genome includes a region encoding these proteins:
- the LOC141432342 gene encoding ATP synthase subunit d, mitochondrial-like — protein MAKRFTKPSINWVEMDKKVPPEQKSNFLAFKAKADSYLRRVQANPPEPPKINWDEYKKLVPVEGVVDKLKAEYEKYKIPMPEDTLTKAIDEQWKSLEPQIKAFCAEQQKEIDSATKELSRIKALPAFDQMTMEIFYDMYPGVAIDPVNRPTFWPHNEEEQPGYRTADQKDMDHFTPYEP, from the exons ATGGCAAAAAGATTTACAAAACCTAGTATTAATTGGGTAGAGATGGATAAAAAGGTACCCCCTGAGCAGAAGTCAAATTTTTTAGCGTTCAAAGCAAAAGCGGATAGCTATCTGAGaag AGTACAAGCTAATCCTCCTGAGCCGCCTAAAATCAACTGGGATGAATATAAGAAGTTAGTCCCGGTTGAAGGTGTCGTGGACAAATTGAAAGCAGAGTACGAGAAATACAAAATACCAATGCCCGAAGATACTCTCACTAAAGCAATAGATGAGCAATGGAAATCTTTGGAACCCCAAATTAAAGCATTCTGCGCGGAGCAGCAGAAGGAAATTGATTC AGCCACAAAGGAGCTTAGCAGAATTAAAGCTTTACCAGCATTTGACCAAATGACTATGGAGATATTCTACGATATGTATCCCGGAGTCGCTATAGATCCTGTCAACAGACCCACTTTCTGGCCGCACAATGAGGAGGAGCAACCAGGGTACAGGACCGCGGACCAGAAGGACATGGACCATTTTACTCCTTATGAACCTTGA
- the Sec10 gene encoding exocyst complex component Sec10, giving the protein MMNQYIKELEQDPFDPDEFVERMVRRSMQESRLKDDQFDPEMIHDIFTQAILDLKVLQERQERKCARLEQSVQEEEKLYGAKLSEIMDQHTHCVNVFSSLDERMSRCGGRALDVGEKLGAARAPRARAAAARDLLAHLAHFLSPGPVHTDLFNDPNKLTEAADVIQKLHTIAQELPQEKFEVAKKKIEAKYEEIERNLIEEFVRAQNQGNLAKMKDIANIMTNFKGYSQCVDAFIETSQMNTLLGKDIFSSVLPLCKKNYNIISTVFSNPDQVMSKFVLNIFHLKLQKYIQTKLADKNDVEKYLRNLYDMYTSTQRACDELVAAGIISGDGNTSPGELRRDALVNGALAGAGDGYPALETRRLRALLSTLLHSYYSDKQHVKKQIQGGGFQELRRDLQAVIGTRANINIAQIENYGGETFLSDTLVSRMLSEAKTSFMRCKTLCTPNELPGTTIGLLDAVIQHLLIEHVDYALDLGLQSIPIAESKPQIYFFDTVNQANKIVKMFEEHFRESVLPCMSSTAKQAECVSKKNTVMEQLEVKLDAGLERSLAAIVGWVKLHLQTEQKKTDFKPEGDVDTLASPACLAVVSYLNNILEKIHSGLEGDNLQAVTLELAVRLHRVIYEHLQNFQFNSAGAMVAICDVKEYRSAACGRGERAAPPPAHALFDALHALCNLLLVKPENLHQVCEGETLAELDHSILLNFIQLRSDYKSHKLSSFLKGLS; this is encoded by the exons ATGATGAACCAATATATCAAGGAGTTGGAACAG GATCCTTTTGATCCTGACGAGTTTGTAGAGAGGATGGTTCGGCGCAGCATGCAGGAGTCCCGGCTCAAGGATGATCAGTTTGACCCTGAGATGATACATGACATATTTACACAAGCTATACTGGACTTGAAG GTGCTACAAGAAAGGCAAGAAAGAAAGTGCGCTAGGTTAGAACAGTCTGTGCAAGAGGAGGAGAAACTCTATGGGGCCAAGCTCTCTGAGATCATGGATCAGCACACT CACTGCGTGAACGTGTTCAGTTCGCTGGACGAGCGCATGTCGCGCTGCGGCGGGCGTGCCCTCGACGTGGGTGAAAAGCTgggagctgcgcgcgcgccgcgggcccgcgccgccgccgctcggGACCTGCTGGCGCACCTCGCGCACTTCCTCAGCCCCGGCCCCGTGCACACTGACCTCTTCAACGACCCCAACAAG CTAACTGAAGCAGCTGACGTCATACAAAAACTCCATACAATAGCTCAAGAGCTACCTCAAGAAAAATTCGAGGTAGCAAAGAAGAAAATTGAAGCAAAGTACGAAGAGATCGAACGGAATTTGATTGAAGAATTCGTGAGAGCACAAAACCAGGGTAACTTGGCCAAAATGAAAGATATTGCCAATATCATGACCAACTTTAAGGGCTACTCGCAGTGTGTTGACGCCTTTATAGAGACTAGTCAAATG AACACATTACTAGGCAAGGATATATTTTCATCTGTTCTGCCTCTGTGCAAGAAGAACTATAACATCATAAGTACGGTGTTCTCAAACCCTGACCAGGTGATGAGCAAGTTTGTGCTTAATATCTTCCACCTAAAGCTGCAGAAGTACATACAGACGAAGCTCGCCGATAAGAATGATGTGGAGAAGTACCTTAGAAACCTTTACGATATGTATACAAG CACTCAACGCGCCTGCGACGAACTTGTAGCCGCCGGCATAATATCTGGCGACGGCAACACCTCGCCCGGCGAGCTCCGGCGGGACGCCTTAGTCAACGGAGCGTTGGCCGGCGCCGGCGACGGCTATCCGGCGCTCGAGACCCGCCGTCTGAGAGCGCTGCTGTCGACTCTGCTGCACTCCTACTATAGCGACAAGCAGCATGTGAAGAAACAGATACAGGGTGGCGG GTTCCAAGAGCTCCGGCGGGACCTTCAAGCTGTCATCGGTACGAGAGCTAACATCAACATAGCACAGATAGAAAACTACGGCGGCGAGACTTTCCTTAGTGACACCCTTGTGTCCAGGATGCTGAGCGAAGCTAAGACTTCCTTCATGAGGTGCAAGACG CTCTGCACTCCAAACGAGCTGCCCGGCACTACTATAGGCCTATTGGACGCAGTTATTCAGCACTTATTGATCGAGCACGTCGATTATGCGCTCGATTTGGGGCTGCAGTCGATTCCTATCGCCGAAAGCAAGCCTCAG atttattTCTTCGATACAGTAAATCAAGCCAACAAAATAGTAAAGATGTTTGAGGAACATTTTCGAGAGTCTGTTTTGCCTTGCATGAG TTCAACGGCTAAACAAGCGGAATGTGTGAGCAAGAAAAACACGGTAATGGAACAATTGGAGGTGAAACTGGATGCCGGTCTAGAGCGCTCACTCGCAGCTATAGTCGGCTGGGTTAAGCTGCACCTACAAACTGAGCAAAAGAAGACTGATTTCAAACCCGAGGGAGACGTGGACACTCTGGCTTCTCCG GCTTGTCTAGCGGTGGTCTCTTACCTAAACAACATACTGGAGAAGATCCACTCGGGTCTAGAAGGAGACAACCTTCAAGCAGTGACTCTGGAGCTGGCGGTGCGACTCCACCGCGTCATCTACGAACACCTGCAAAACTTCCAGTTTAATTCCGCTG GAGCGATGGTAGCGATCTGCGATGTGAAGGAATACCGTTCGGCGGCGTGCGGGCGCGGCGAGCGCGCGGCCCCGCCTCCTGCGCACGCGCTGTTCGACGCCCTTCACGCTCTCTGCAACCTGCTGCTCGTCAAGCCTGAAAACTTGCATCAAGTCTGCGAGGGAGAAACCCTG GCGGAGCTGGACCACTCCATCCTTCTGAACTTCATCCAACTGCGGTCGGACTACAAAAGCCACAAGTTATCCAGCTTCCTCAAGGGACTCTCATAA